The Collinsella aerofaciens genomic sequence CCTTATACAGGCCGATGAGCGTGCGCTCCTCCTCGACCATACGCGTGGCGGTGGTAAGGCTGATGAGCACGGCGACGATAAAGAAGATGAACGGGAACACCGTGGCGATAGCCTCAATTGACGAGCTATCGCTCTCCACGCTCGAGTAGCTTGCGATATTGCCGCGGTCCTGGATGTACCAGGTGCATTCGCCCAGATCGGAAAGCTCGGCGCGGGCATCGGCAAACTGCTGGTCGGCGGCGGCGCGGCGCTGATCCAGGTCGGTCTGCGCTTGCACGCGCTCCTCGCTGCCCTCTGCCATGCGATTGATGTTGTCCTGCTCAATCCCAAAGAGCATATTCGCCTGACGCTCAGCCGCGTCCAAGCTCGCCGGCGTGTCGACCGTCAGCTCCTGGGCGCGCGCCTTCTCACGCTCCTCGCGGATCTTCTCGATATTGCCCTTGACCTCATTGATCTTTGCCGCGTAGGAATCCGAATAGGAGTTGAGGCTCTTGGCTCCCTCGACGATCACGTGGACCGCGGAGTAGGAAGAAGATGTCGCGGCGTCCTCGCTCACATAGAACTTATAGTCCGCCGCCGAAGCAGCGCGAAAGGCGTTGACTGTCGAGTCAGAACTTACATCAGTGGGGTCGAGGACCTCAGCCGTAATGGTGTAATCGCCCGCGGCAAACTGGTCCTTGGCGCTTTGATTGGACGAGCTCGCGTCATTGGCGGCAAAACTCACCGTATCGCCGATTTTCTTGCCCGATGCCTTCAGGAACTTCGAAGTCACCGCGACTTCATCGGCGCTCTCGGGCAAATCGCCGTTCACGAGCACCGGCTGATCGATGTTCTCCTTGGAGAGACTCTGCACGACCACGCGCTCGCGCGTTGTGCCCACGGCGGTGTAGGCGGTCTCGGTGTAGATGCCCTCGGCCGTTTCGACGCCATCGACCTCTTGTATGGCGTCGAGATCATCGTCAGTCAGGCCATAGGTCGACTGCACGTTAATGTCATAGACATTTTGCTGGTCGAAGTAGGCATCAACCGAATCACACAGGTCCTCGCAACCCGCCTTAAGGCCGCACATCACGCTCACGCCAAGCGCGGTGATGACCACGATTGACAAAAAGCGCTTAAGACTGCCTCGGATTGTGCGGTAGATGCCACGGCGAAAAACCGTCGGCACCATATCGTTTGAGCTTTGGGCAGTGCGGTAGGTCGTAAAATCCTGCTCGCGCTCCGTGTTCTGCGCGTCGCGGCGTAGGCTGTTTTGGCGGTCTTGGTCCATGGGCGCTACCACTCGATCGTCTCGATAGGCACGGGATTTTGCTGGACCGTCTCGCTCTCCACGCGACCGTTCTTAAAGCGGATCAGGCGATCGGCCATGGGCGCCAGCGCGGAGTTGTGGGTGATGATGATGACCGTAATGCCCTGCTTGCGGCAAGTGTCCTGCAGCAGCTGCAAGATCTGCTTGCCGGTTTTATAGTCAAGTGCGCCCGTGGGCTCGTCGCATAAAAGCAGCTTGGGGTTCTTTGCCAGTGCGCGGGCAATGGACACGCGCTGCTGCTCGCCGCCCGAAAGCTGCGCGGGGAAGTTGGCGAGGCGCTCACCCAAGCCAACCTGGCAAAGCGTTTGCTCGGCATCGAGCGAATCAGGGCAGATTTGCGCCGCAAGCTCAACATTTTCGAGCGCCGTCAGGTTGGGGACCAGATTGTAGAACTGGAAGACAAAGCCGACGTCGGCGCGGCGGTATTCCACGAGCTGCGCCTCGTTAGCGGAGCTCACATCGCGCCCGTCCACCGTCACGGTGCCGGAAGTCGCCGTATCCATGCCGCCCAGAATGTTGAGCGCCGTGGTCTTGCCGGCACCCGAAGCACCCAAAATGATGGCGAGCTCGCCGCGCTCGACCGTAAAGCTCGCGCCGTCGAGTGCGTGAATGCGGGCGTCGCCCTCGCCGTATGCCTTGATGACGTCTTTGAATTCGATATAAGCCATCGATCGGTTCCCATCTGGTCGGATAACTCTTTAGTATTACCCATTTCACACCGACTAAAAAGGGACGGGTTTATTTTGGCAGGTTCTATATGGGGAAACGGCAGCTATAGATGAGGCGCCGGGGAGGCAGAGAAATCATCGATGGGGTCAGGCCGACCGCCAAACACAACGCACGCATCTCAATCTGTCAGCCAAATCATTCGAACAGCTGTTCGTTTCTATGATATGATTCAGCTATCTAAGTAGGCCAATACGCAGAAAGGCGGCCAACATGGCGTTCGACTTTAAGAAGGAATGCAAGGAGCTCTACAGACCTGCGAGCAAGCCGAGTATCGTAACTGTCCCGCCTATGAGCTACGTTGCCGTTCGCGGAAAGGGCGACCCAAATACCGAAGGTGGCGAGTATCAAAATGCCCTGCCGCTGCTTTACGGCATCGCCTATACCGTCAAGATGTCAAAGAAAGGCTCAAGGAGTATCGAGGGCTATTTCGACTTTGTGGTACCGCCGCTCGAGGGCTTCTGGTGGCAAGACTCCCCGAGCGGCGACATCGATTATGTACGCAAGGACGATTTCAACTTTATCTCGTGCATCCGCCTGCCCGATTTCGTCACTCAGGATGACTTTGACTGGGCGGTCGCGGAAGCCACGGCCAAAAAGAAACTGGACTTTTCTGCCGTCGAGCTGCTTAAAGTTGACGAGGGTCTCTGCGTTCAATGCATGCATACCGGACCCTACGACAGCGAGCCGGCAACCGTAGACGCCATGCATGAATATGCGACCGAGCAGGGCTATGTCCCCGACTTCTCAGACACCCGTTTACATCACGAAATCTATCTTTCCGATCCACGCAAGTGTGCGCCGGAGAAACTTAAGACTGTGGTTCGTCATCCTATCAAGCGCGCTGAATAGCGTGGAGCGTCATTTCACGCGCTGGGTTTTAAGCCAGCCAACCAGCCGCCTCCTAGGCCGTCCGGTAATTATCTTGACGCGGCCCGTCGCATCTTATAAGTTTGTTTTGCTAAAGCTGGAAAGCCTCTCAACGATGCGCAACTCCAGCTCTTTTTCTATCAAGAGGCTTAATGAAATACCAGAAGTCGCGGATATCCATCAACGAACAAATAGCACTATTGACAGAAAACAAGGGTCTTAAGTGCTCTGATCAAAGCGAACTCGAGCGAGCTTTGGTCGAAGCCAACCACTACAGACTGTCGGCCTACTGGTTTCCCTACAAAACCAAATGCAAGTCCGGGATTACCATCTTTCGCGAAGGCACAACATTCGAAACCATCATCTACACGTATGAATTTGACCGAGCCCTCCGGCAGTTAATGTTTGATGCGGTCGGCAGTGCGGTCGGCAGAATTGAGATCTACCTCAGAAGCAGAATTGCCTATCTTGCCTCTGAGGAACGCGGGCCTTTCTGTTACCCAGATGTCGCCATAACGAGGCTCAACTCGGCATGCCCGTCGAGCTCTGCGCCGCACTGGGCTACGCAGCCGTCTTTGGCAGCGCCACCAATACGCTGCTCGCACCCATCCTTATTGGCTGCGAAGTCTTCGGCTTTGGTAACTTGCCGATGTTCATTATTGTCTGCGTTGTGGCTTACCTGTTCAACATGGATAAGTCCATCTACGCCCTGCAGGAGCGGGCGTAGATCGATGTCCAGGCAGGTGGTCTCAGCCGGAAACGGTGTCCCACTCTGAGGCTGTATTCCGGGACACGGTTTCCGCTTGGAACGCCATTCGGAAAGCGCATCCCGCTTTAAAACGGAATTCCGGGACGTAGTTTCCGTCTGAGCCTCCATTCGGAAAGCATGTCCCGTTCTTTCACGGCATCTTGGCTATGCAAAGCGCTCGAGTGTTACTCCTCGTACGCGCCCTCAAGCCGAAGCAGCCACTCCTTGCGATCAAGCCCGCCGGCATATCCGTTAAGCGAGCCGTCGGCCGCCACCACGCGATGGCATGGCACAATAATCGAAACAGGGTTGCGAGCGACCGCGGCCCCCACGGCACGGGGAGACACAACGGGTGTCTCATTTCCCGGCACACGATGTCGAGCCGCAACACGCTGGGCGATCTCGCCATACGTAGCGACCTCGCCACGCGGAATAGAAAGCAGCTCGTACCAAACTTCACGCTGAAACGCCGTGCCAATCAAATGCAACGGCGGCGTAAACCGAGGTTCCTGCCCTGCATAATAAGCATTCAGCCAAGCCCACGAACGCTCAAGCACCGAAGAAGCCGCACCATTTGCAGGACTCA encodes the following:
- a CDS encoding methylated-DNA--[protein]-cysteine S-methyltransferase, which codes for MVVTTTFASPLGEILLAADGRGLTGLWFEGQEHFGSTLLKEDPEHVEGADAVSGAGGMSSVSPANGAASSVLERSWAWLNAYYAGQEPRFTPPLHLIGTAFQREVWYELLSIPRGEVATYGEIAQRVAARHRVPGNETPVVSPRAVGAAVARNPVSIIVPCHRVVAADGSLNGYAGGLDRKEWLLRLEGAYEE
- a CDS encoding ABC transporter ATP-binding protein; this encodes MAYIEFKDVIKAYGEGDARIHALDGASFTVERGELAIILGASGAGKTTALNILGGMDTATSGTVTVDGRDVSSANEAQLVEYRRADVGFVFQFYNLVPNLTALENVELAAQICPDSLDAEQTLCQVGLGERLANFPAQLSGGEQQRVSIARALAKNPKLLLCDEPTGALDYKTGKQILQLLQDTCRKQGITVIIITHNSALAPMADRLIRFKNGRVESETVQQNPVPIETIEW
- a CDS encoding GyrI-like domain-containing protein yields the protein MAFDFKKECKELYRPASKPSIVTVPPMSYVAVRGKGDPNTEGGEYQNALPLLYGIAYTVKMSKKGSRSIEGYFDFVVPPLEGFWWQDSPSGDIDYVRKDDFNFISCIRLPDFVTQDDFDWAVAEATAKKKLDFSAVELLKVDEGLCVQCMHTGPYDSEPATVDAMHEYATEQGYVPDFSDTRLHHEIYLSDPRKCAPEKLKTVVRHPIKRAE